The genomic interval CCAAATCCATCTAAATGCGCCATTCCAATATTGGTAATCATTCCATGGGTAGGCTGAGCAATCGTGCATAGAAATTCAATCTCTTTTTGATGGTTGGCACCCATTTCAATCACTGCTATTTCAGTACCAGGAGCAATGGATAAAATTGATAAAGGAACGCCAATATGATTATTCAGGTTACCTTTTGTAGCAAAAGTTTTATATTTTTCACTAAGTACAGCGTTGATCAGTTCTTTGGTTGTTGTTTTTCCATTACTTCCTGTCAGGCCAACAATAGGAATGTGAAGCTGTGTGCGATGGTAACGGGCCAAATCCTGCAAAGCAGTTAAGACATCTTCAACCAATAAACAGGAGTCATTAATCCGATATTCCTCATTGTCTATAATCGCATAGGCAGCACCCTGTTTTAAGGCTTCTTCAGCAAATGTATTGGCATCAAAATGTTCGCCTTTTAATGCGAAGAACAAACAGCCTGTGCTAATATTCCTGGTGTCAGTACAAATAACCGGGTTTGACAGGTAATGCTGATAAATAGATTCAATTTGGGACATGGCGTAGGTTGTTGTGGTAATTGGTGGTAAAATTACATTATGGATTACAAACAAAAAATATTCTTTAGTACTTTGGTGTTAAGAAATCGTTTAAATTTAAACAACCTGCAAATTAACTTATTATTAATAACCTGAATAAACTGGCCTGATGAAGAAAATTACGCTCTTATTTTTATCACTATTCATCTGCTTTACGGCTATTCAGGCACAGATAAAATCTCCGGATACATTTTTGGGTTATCCGCTGGGCACAAGATTTACTCCGCATTATCAAATTCTGGCTTATTTTAAATACCTGGCTGGAGCAGATAATAATATCAAAATCATCAATTATGGCAAGACTTATGAGAATCGCGAGTTATTAGTCGCTGTAGTCTCCTCAAAAGATAACATAAGCAATCTTGAACAGCTTAGAAAGAATAATTTAAGTTTGAGTAAGGCAGAAGGAGGAGCGCTCAGTTTAAATAAACAGCCTGCTATTTTATGGTTAAGCTATAATATACATGGAAATGAAGCCAGTTCATCAGAAACAGCAATGAAAATGCTGTATACTTTAGCTGAAGGTGTAAACAGGCAAACAAAAGACTGGCTGAAAAATACGATAGTTATCATCGACCCCTGTCTGAACCCTGATGGAAGAGAAAGGTATATTAATTATTATACAGGTGTAGCAGGTTTGACCCCTGATGCGAATCCTTTTTCCAGAGAGCATACAGAGCCCTGGCCAGGGGGGCGTCCGAATCATTATTACTTTGACCTTAACCGCGACTGGGCCTGGCAATCTCAAATTGAAACGCAACAGCGTCAGGTTTTATATCATCAGTGGATGCCTGAGGTACATATAGATTTCCATGAGCAAAGTTATAATGAACCCTACTACTTTGCACCTGCTGCCGAGCCGGTACATCAGGATATTACGGCTTTTCAGCGTGAATTTCAAATTATAGCCGGAAAAAATAATGCCCGTTATTTCGATAAAAACGGATGGCAATACTTTACAAAAGAGCGATTTGATTTATTATACCCTTCTTATGGAGATACTTATCCTTTATATAATGGGGCAATCGGGATGACTTATGAGCAAGGTGGAATTGGCGCAGGTTTAGTTGTAGTGACTGCCAATGGTGATTCTTTAACTTTAAAGGACAGGATAAACCATCATCTGACAACTGGGCTTGCTACGCTGGAAACCGTGTCTGATAATGCTTATAAACTGGTTGCGGAGTTTAAGAAATACTTTACCCAGGCAGTTTCTTATCCTTCTGGTACTTATAAAACTTATGTAGTGAAAGCTGATAATCAAAGCAGAATGAAAAAAATGGCTGCTTTGTTAACAAAGAATAATATCAAATATGCTTTTGGAGGTGATAAAACAATAGCGGGATTTAATTTCGGAACAAAAAAGACGGCACTTTTCAGATTGAGCAGGAATGACATGGTGATCAGTCTTAAACAGCCAGCGTCTGTTTTAGCGAACGTACTTTTTGAACCTCAAACGGTGGTCACAGATTCAAATACCTATGATATTACTGCCTGGGCGTTACCTTATGCCTACGGTTTGAATGCTTTTGGGTGTAAAGAAGTGTTTGCTGGTGAATTTCCGGAACCTGAACTTAGGAAGGATAGTGTGCAAGTATTGGTAAAGCCTTATGGATGGGGCTTGTCCTGGGATGCAATTGAGGATGCTCAGATTTTAATCGCACTGCACCGGGCAAATATTAAGGTCCGTATTGCAGAACAAGCTTTTACTGTAGCAGGAAAAGTTCGTCAGGCAGGGTCATTGTTGATTTACAGGGCTGAAAATGAGAAACTCCATAAGTTTATTGAGGGAGATATTGCTGCGCTTTCTAAAAAATATAGTAAACCCTTTTTTGCCATTGCCGGCAGTTATGTAGAAAAGGGAAAAGATCTGGGTTCTTCTGCTTATCCATTACTTCCGGTACCCAAAGTTGCGATGGTTGCCGGTCGGGATATTTCTGCTCAGAGTGTTGGAGAGGTCTGGCACTTTTTTGAGCAGGAATTGAATTATCCATTGAATATTATATCAGAACAAAGCATTGGAAGCTTGAATCTGGCAACTACTAATGTCCTGATTTTGCCTGACGGGTCTTATATGCGTAGAAATATGGAAAAATTGGAAGATTGGATTAACCTTGGCGGTAAAGTGATTCTTTTGGAAGATGCTATTTCAAGTGTAGTAGGAATCAAGCCGTTTGAGATCAGAAAGAAAGAGTTTCCGGCTGCTGCAGTAAAAGACGGGTTTTTTCGGAGTTATAATGAAAAAGACAAAGACAATGCAGCAGATGCCATCCCCGGAGCTATTTATAAAGTTACACTGGATAAGAGCCACCCTTTTTCCATAGGGCTGGGCGAAGTTTATTATACTTTAAAAACGGATGATAAGATTTATGAGCCTTTGCAAAAAGGATGGAATGTCGGGATGTTGAAACCTGATGCATACGTAACTGGAGTTGCTGGTAAAAATATACAGGAAAAATTAACACAAGGGATGTTATTTGGCGTGCAGCCATCTGGTAAGGGAAATATTGTATATCTCTCTTGTAATCTAACATTTCGTTCGTTTTGGGAAAGTGGTAAGCAACTTTTTGCTAATACTATATTTCTCGTGTTTTAGCATTATAGAAAGGGTTTTTTAATTGATAATTGGTTTTGTAGTCGCTTTGTGATAGTTTATTTTGTTAAATATTGGTTGTTTAACCATTTATTTGTGGTCCTATATGTAATTGTCATATAAAGGTCATAATATTGTATCGTTTTAGCGAAAACAGGAAGTAGAATCTTCTATGAGCTATATTAGAGCTATAATTAATTAACTGAACCCACACTTAAATTACAAAAATCTAATGAAAGAGTCTTTAAATGCTTATTCATTCTTGCGCGTTGAAGAAAGTTAAGAACGCCCAAATCCAAACAATGGCGATTATTTAGACCAGGCCTGATGATGGCTTTCGTATTGAATAATCAGTCTATCTTATTTATTTAAATGCTTTCATACCTGATTGCATTCCTGACAATTTAAAACATTATTTAATTAAATTATTTATGAAAAAACTTATACTAAGTTTATTCGTATTCTTATCTGTTGCAGGAGTAGCTGTGGCACAAGAACGAACAATAACTGGTACAGTAACATCACAGGAGGATAAACTACCTATCCCGGGTGTTAGTGTAAAATTAGTGGGAGCTCCGGGTGGGGCTGTAACCGGGGCTGATGGTAAATTTGCCGTCAAAGCACCTTCCGCTGTTAAATCGTTACAATTCTCATTTATTGGGTATGCAACCCAGATTGTACCATTAACATCCTCATCAACTGTAAATATTTCGCTGGTGAGTGACAGTAAGGGATTAAATGAAGTCGTTGTTACGGCCCTTGGACTATCAAGAGAACGTAAAACTTTAGGTTACTCTTCAACTCAGGTTAGTTCAGAAGAAATAAACAGAGCAGCACCTACAAATCTTGCAGCAGGTTTGCAAGGTAAAATTGCGGGTGTTGATATCTCTAATACTTCAGGCTCACCTGGTGGATCGAGTAAGGTTATCTTACGTGGATTTGCATCTATCGGAGGTAATAATCAGCCATTATATGTAGTAGATGGTGTGCCAATTAACAATTCACGTCCGGGCGGACAAGCTCCGGCAGGAAGTGTTGGTGATCTGTCAGATAATTATGATTTTGGAAATGCAGCAAATGATATTAATCCAAATGATATTGAAAGTATCAGTATTCTAAAAGGAGCTGCGGCCAGTTCACTTTATGGTTCACGTGCATCAAGTGGTGTTATTTTAATTACCACTAAAAAAGGTCAGAGTGGAAAATTAAAAATCAATTTTTCAACGGCAGCATCTTTTACTCAGGTTTCGATCGTTCCTGATATGCAGGATAAATTCGGGCAGGGCTGGAATAAAACTGACTATATCGCGGAGAACGGAAGCTGGGGACCAAAATTAGATGGGATGGAAAGAGGCTGGGGTTCAATTGTTGATGGTGTTCAGCAAAAACAGCCATTCTCAGCTATAAAAAACAATTTCA from Pedobacter sp. WC2423 carries:
- a CDS encoding M14 metallopeptidase family protein; its protein translation is MKKITLLFLSLFICFTAIQAQIKSPDTFLGYPLGTRFTPHYQILAYFKYLAGADNNIKIINYGKTYENRELLVAVVSSKDNISNLEQLRKNNLSLSKAEGGALSLNKQPAILWLSYNIHGNEASSSETAMKMLYTLAEGVNRQTKDWLKNTIVIIDPCLNPDGRERYINYYTGVAGLTPDANPFSREHTEPWPGGRPNHYYFDLNRDWAWQSQIETQQRQVLYHQWMPEVHIDFHEQSYNEPYYFAPAAEPVHQDITAFQREFQIIAGKNNARYFDKNGWQYFTKERFDLLYPSYGDTYPLYNGAIGMTYEQGGIGAGLVVVTANGDSLTLKDRINHHLTTGLATLETVSDNAYKLVAEFKKYFTQAVSYPSGTYKTYVVKADNQSRMKKMAALLTKNNIKYAFGGDKTIAGFNFGTKKTALFRLSRNDMVISLKQPASVLANVLFEPQTVVTDSNTYDITAWALPYAYGLNAFGCKEVFAGEFPEPELRKDSVQVLVKPYGWGLSWDAIEDAQILIALHRANIKVRIAEQAFTVAGKVRQAGSLLIYRAENEKLHKFIEGDIAALSKKYSKPFFAIAGSYVEKGKDLGSSAYPLLPVPKVAMVAGRDISAQSVGEVWHFFEQELNYPLNIISEQSIGSLNLATTNVLILPDGSYMRRNMEKLEDWINLGGKVILLEDAISSVVGIKPFEIRKKEFPAAAVKDGFFRSYNEKDKDNAADAIPGAIYKVTLDKSHPFSIGLGEVYYTLKTDDKIYEPLQKGWNVGMLKPDAYVTGVAGKNIQEKLTQGMLFGVQPSGKGNIVYLSCNLTFRSFWESGKQLFANTIFLVF